From the Desulfovibrio legallii genome, one window contains:
- a CDS encoding Na(+)/H(+) antiporter subunit D — protein MTEPWIHPSAVLLLGAALLPFVPRAARKVFLVLVPVLAFAAVLLMQGHNGVYGVVPFMKWTLTFGRVDALSLVFAYIMTLMCIIGTVYGLHVEQPAQHMAAWIYVAGSLGVIFCGDYLTLFLFWEVMAFSSVFLVWFRGRKASLGAGYRYLLVHTAGGLLLLAGLVLRYRATGDLSFGPIGVTDPQAYTYLIMAGFILNAAVPPLHAWLPDAYGEATVTGAVFMCAFTTKTAVYVLARSFAGMEVLVPLGVGMALYGVVYAVLENDARRLLAYHIISQVGYMVAAVGIGTPLAINGACAHAFAHILYKGLLFMGCGSVLQMTGVSKFTQLGGLYKKMPRTFVFTLIGGLSISAFPLFSGFVSKAMIVSAGFEAHNYWAGFLLTLASAGTFLHTGLKVPYFIWFGKNNCSEETWKRACDPPKNMQVAMAAAAFLCIFIGCYTPYLYNMLPFPEAAAAYDPYTAAHISETLQILLFTALGFFLLLKKLTPEPTISLDLDWFYRMGGRLFYWFARKPVQSVDTAVGQTWNRQGIVPLMRSARFWSWFDWHGIDTVVDGAARSVRALGGVLRLVQSGRLQTNIVSMVAVMAVVLTLLALV, from the coding sequence GGGCACAACGGCGTGTACGGCGTGGTGCCCTTCATGAAGTGGACGCTGACCTTCGGCCGGGTGGACGCCCTGAGCCTGGTTTTTGCCTACATCATGACGCTCATGTGCATCATCGGCACCGTTTATGGCCTGCATGTGGAGCAGCCGGCCCAGCACATGGCTGCCTGGATCTATGTGGCGGGCTCTCTGGGCGTCATCTTTTGCGGCGACTACCTGACGCTTTTTCTGTTCTGGGAGGTCATGGCTTTTTCATCCGTATTTCTGGTCTGGTTCCGGGGGCGCAAGGCCTCGCTGGGCGCGGGCTACCGCTACCTGCTGGTGCACACGGCGGGCGGCCTGCTGCTGCTGGCCGGGCTGGTGCTGCGCTACCGGGCTACGGGCGACCTGAGCTTTGGGCCCATAGGCGTGACCGACCCGCAGGCGTATACCTATCTGATTATGGCGGGCTTCATTCTCAACGCCGCCGTACCGCCCCTGCACGCCTGGCTGCCCGACGCTTACGGCGAAGCCACGGTGACGGGCGCGGTGTTCATGTGCGCCTTTACGACCAAGACGGCCGTGTACGTGCTGGCGCGCAGTTTTGCGGGCATGGAGGTGCTGGTGCCCCTGGGCGTGGGCATGGCTCTCTACGGCGTAGTCTACGCCGTGCTGGAAAACGACGCCCGCCGGCTGCTGGCCTACCACATCATCAGCCAGGTGGGCTACATGGTGGCAGCCGTGGGCATAGGCACGCCCCTGGCCATCAACGGGGCCTGCGCCCATGCCTTTGCCCACATCCTGTACAAGGGCCTGTTGTTTATGGGCTGCGGCTCGGTGCTGCAGATGACGGGCGTAAGCAAGTTTACCCAGTTGGGCGGGCTGTATAAAAAAATGCCCCGGACCTTTGTGTTCACGCTCATAGGGGGGCTTTCCATTTCGGCCTTCCCGCTGTTCAGCGGCTTTGTGAGCAAGGCCATGATCGTGTCCGCCGGTTTTGAGGCCCACAACTACTGGGCGGGCTTTCTGCTTACCCTGGCTTCGGCGGGAACCTTTTTGCACACAGGGCTGAAGGTGCCGTACTTCATCTGGTTCGGCAAGAACAACTGCTCTGAAGAAACCTGGAAGCGCGCCTGCGATCCGCCCAAGAACATGCAGGTGGCCATGGCCGCGGCGGCCTTTTTGTGCATCTTTATCGGCTGCTACACGCCGTATCTCTACAACATGCTGCCCTTCCCCGAAGCGGCGGCCGCCTATGATCCGTACACGGCGGCGCACATTTCAGAGACGCTGCAAATCCTGCTTTTTACGGCTCTGGGCTTCTTTTTGCTGCTCAAAAAGCTCACGCCCGAACCCACCATCAGCCTGGACCTGGACTGGTTTTACCGCATGGGCGGGCGGCTGTTCTACTGGTTTGCGCGCAAGCCCGTGCAGTCTGTGGATACGGCCGTGGGCCAGACCTGGAACCGGCAGGGCATAGTGCCGCTGATGCGCTCCGCGCGCTTCTGGTCCTGGTTTGACTGGCACGGCATAGATACGGTGGTGGACGGCGCGGCTCGGAGCGTGCGCGCTCTGGGCGGGGTGCTGCGCCTGGTGCAGAGCGGCAGGCTGCAAACCAATATTGTTTCCATGGTCGCGGTAATGGCTGTGGTGCTCACGCTGCTGGCGCTGGTCTGA
- a CDS encoding NADH-quinone oxidoreductase subunit M, which yields MDFLSMNTLGFPILSLLIFLPLAGAAVVPLLRGDNLVRLWTLAVTLVNAGLSLPLYTHFDPTSSLFQFGEHRPWIETFNVNYTLGVDGISLLLVLLTTLIMPICVLGSWRYIQSRVKEFMVCLLVMETSMLGVFMALDLVLFYVLWEAMLIPMYLLIAVWGGPRKAYASVKFFLYTLAGSVFLLVAIVALYINQGTFSIPALMGQQYAANFQLLVFLAFFIAFAIKVPMFPFHTWLPAAHVEAPTAGSVLLASVLLKMGTYGFLRFCLPITPTAAIDLLPALQWLSVAGILYGGLTALAQQDMKKLIAYSSVGHMGFVTLGIFSLNQRGLEGAMLQMINHGVTTGALFLCVGMVYERSHSRELNDAAGLGKFMPIYVTYLTFFSLSSLAFPGTNSFVGEFLILAGAFFNNKIVAVCAVPGAILAAAYMLRMLQRVIWGGTHNPDQSHMRDLGWRETVTLAPLLAFVFWIGLAPEPFLRVMRPSLDHLLAQTGYQAHNALALAELFAR from the coding sequence ATGGATTTTTTGAGCATGAACACCCTGGGCTTTCCCATTCTTTCACTGCTGATTTTTCTGCCCCTGGCCGGGGCGGCGGTGGTGCCTCTGCTGCGCGGCGACAACCTCGTGCGGCTCTGGACGCTGGCCGTCACCTTGGTCAATGCCGGGCTTTCCCTGCCGCTGTACACGCATTTTGACCCCACGTCGTCCCTGTTCCAGTTTGGCGAGCACCGCCCGTGGATTGAGACCTTCAATGTCAATTATACCTTGGGGGTGGACGGCATTTCGCTTTTGCTGGTGCTGCTGACTACGCTCATCATGCCCATCTGCGTGCTGGGCTCCTGGCGGTATATCCAGAGCCGGGTCAAGGAGTTTATGGTCTGTTTGCTGGTGATGGAAACGTCCATGCTGGGCGTGTTCATGGCCCTGGACCTGGTGCTCTTTTACGTGCTCTGGGAGGCCATGCTCATCCCCATGTACCTGCTTATCGCCGTGTGGGGCGGTCCGCGCAAGGCCTACGCTTCGGTGAAGTTTTTCCTGTACACTCTGGCCGGATCGGTTTTTCTGCTGGTGGCCATTGTGGCCCTGTACATCAATCAGGGCACCTTCAGCATTCCGGCGCTTATGGGGCAGCAGTACGCCGCCAACTTCCAGCTGCTGGTCTTTCTGGCCTTTTTCATCGCCTTTGCCATCAAGGTGCCCATGTTTCCCTTCCACACCTGGCTGCCCGCAGCCCATGTGGAAGCGCCCACGGCGGGCTCCGTACTGCTGGCTTCTGTTCTGCTCAAGATGGGCACCTACGGCTTTCTGCGCTTTTGCCTGCCCATTACGCCGACGGCGGCCATTGACCTGTTGCCGGCCCTGCAGTGGCTTTCCGTGGCGGGCATCCTTTACGGCGGCCTGACCGCCCTGGCCCAGCAGGACATGAAAAAGCTCATTGCCTATTCCAGTGTGGGGCATATGGGCTTTGTGACCCTGGGCATCTTCTCCCTGAATCAGCGCGGTCTGGAAGGGGCCATGCTGCAGATGATCAACCACGGCGTGACCACGGGCGCCCTGTTCCTCTGCGTGGGCATGGTCTACGAACGCTCCCACAGCCGGGAGCTGAACGACGCTGCCGGCCTGGGCAAATTTATGCCCATCTATGTGACGTATCTGACGTTCTTTTCTCTCTCGTCCTTAGCCTTTCCCGGCACCAACAGCTTTGTGGGCGAGTTTCTCATCCTGGCCGGGGCCTTTTTTAACAACAAGATCGTGGCGGTCTGCGCCGTGCCCGGAGCCATCCTGGCCGCCGCCTACATGCTGCGGATGCTGCAGCGCGTCATCTGGGGCGGCACGCACAACCCGGACCAATCCCATATGCGGGATCTGGGCTGGCGTGAAACCGTGACCCTGGCGCCTTTGCTGGCCTTTGTTTTCTGGATAGGCCTGGCCCCGGAGCCCTTCCTCCGGGTCATGCGGCCAAGCCTGGACCATCTGCTGGCCCAGACCGGCTACCAGGCCCACAACGCCCTGGCCCTGGCCGAGCTTTTTGCGCGTTGA
- a CDS encoding NADH-quinone oxidoreductase subunit N, translated as MNAHLFAPELVLLAGCLLAFGMTLTACRPQSLRLVALGVGAAFAVACFVSLSATGELFYGAYRVDLFSQLVKCALATGFTLLTLFGADVRGVSVRMRAEYYLFLLTALLGLTLLSSSVELITLFVALELSSYSLYLLVPMRTPSESLRLPMEAAVKYLLFGVTASGIMLFGMSWIFGLTGTTYLAKALPVMHAAGVQVTAAIALCMLLCGMFFKLAVFPFHFWAPDVYQGASNDTTAFISSLPKVAAVAVLARFCALAEPGPGPLVWLLTALSIASMCYGNLVALVQTDVKRMLGFSGIAHAGYILLGMVTLQSWGFGTALYYATGYLFMMLAAFLVLCAVAPQGENPAVRDLNGLAGRSPLLAFVLGVSMFALAGIPPFVGFMGKFLLLTGAWKAGHSVLVVIAAINTAIGIYYYLQVVRAAYTEAAPAEAAAPAPAVGTRLAGICLVGLVVALGVAPERMVQLAMEAVQSIW; from the coding sequence ATGAACGCACATCTCTTTGCCCCGGAACTGGTTCTTCTTGCCGGCTGCCTTCTGGCCTTCGGCATGACCCTTACGGCATGCCGCCCGCAGAGCCTGCGCCTGGTGGCGCTGGGTGTGGGCGCGGCCTTTGCCGTGGCCTGTTTTGTCAGCCTTTCCGCCACGGGAGAGCTGTTTTACGGCGCTTACCGGGTGGATCTTTTCTCCCAGCTGGTCAAATGCGCCCTGGCCACGGGCTTTACCCTGCTGACCCTGTTTGGTGCGGACGTGCGGGGTGTTTCCGTGCGGATGCGGGCGGAATACTACCTTTTTCTGCTCACGGCCCTGCTGGGGCTGACCCTGCTTTCCAGCAGCGTGGAGCTGATCACCCTGTTTGTGGCCCTGGAGCTTTCTTCCTATTCCCTGTACCTGCTGGTGCCCATGCGCACGCCGTCGGAGAGCCTGCGCCTGCCCATGGAAGCGGCGGTCAAATACCTGCTGTTCGGCGTGACGGCTTCGGGCATCATGCTCTTTGGCATGAGCTGGATTTTTGGCCTTACGGGCACCACCTATCTGGCCAAAGCCCTGCCCGTCATGCACGCGGCCGGCGTGCAGGTTACCGCCGCCATCGCCCTGTGCATGCTGCTTTGCGGCATGTTCTTCAAGTTGGCCGTGTTCCCCTTCCATTTCTGGGCGCCTGACGTCTACCAGGGCGCTTCCAACGACACCACAGCTTTTATTTCCTCCTTGCCCAAGGTGGCGGCCGTGGCCGTGCTGGCCCGCTTCTGCGCTTTGGCTGAACCGGGCCCCGGACCGCTGGTCTGGCTGCTTACGGCGCTTTCCATCGCCTCCATGTGTTACGGCAACCTGGTGGCTCTGGTGCAGACGGACGTCAAGCGCATGTTGGGCTTTTCGGGCATTGCCCACGCGGGCTATATTTTGCTGGGCATGGTGACCTTGCAAAGCTGGGGCTTTGGCACGGCCCTGTACTACGCCACGGGCTATCTGTTCATGATGCTGGCAGCCTTTCTGGTGCTCTGCGCCGTGGCCCCGCAGGGCGAGAACCCGGCCGTGCGCGACCTTAACGGCCTTGCCGGGCGCTCACCCCTGTTGGCTTTTGTGCTGGGCGTGAGCATGTTTGCCCTGGCGGGCATTCCGCCCTTTGTGGGCTTTATGGGCAAGTTTCTGCTGCTGACCGGGGCCTGGAAGGCGGGGCACAGCGTTTTGGTGGTTATTGCCGCCATCAATACGGCCATAGGCATCTATTATTATTTGCAGGTGGTGCGCGCGGCCTACACTGAAGCCGCCCCTGCGGAAGCGGCCGCGCCGGCCCCGGCCGTGGGCACGCGTCTGGCGGGCATCTGCCTGGTGGGGCTGGTGGTGGCCTTGGGCGTGGCCCCTGAAAGAATGGTGCAACTGGCTATGGAGGCCGTGCAGTCTATCTGGTAG
- a CDS encoding cation:dicarboxylate symporter family transporter: MWLPWALSGPWPSPSAKEGIGSVVSLGELIVCFYITSILFVVVVLGFIGRLCGFNVLKFVRYIKEELLIVLGTSSSESVLPNMLHKMERLGCHKSVVDLVIPTGYSFNLDGTAIYLTMASVFLAQATNTPMTLSDELILLTVLLISSKGAAAVTGGAFIVLAGTLGSVGSIPPESIAIIFGIDRFMSEARALTNLVGYGVGTIAVAKMTGQLDGDRMRDVLDKKGEALAAEAA, translated from the coding sequence ATGTGGCTCCCCTGGGCGCTTTCGGGGCCATGGCCTTCACCATCGGCAAAGGAAGGCATCGGTTCGGTGGTTTCGCTGGGTGAGCTGATCGTCTGCTTCTATATCACCAGCATCCTCTTTGTGGTCGTGGTATTGGGTTTCATCGGCAGGCTCTGCGGCTTCAACGTGCTCAAATTTGTCCGCTACATCAAGGAAGAGCTGCTCATCGTGCTGGGCACTTCCTCGTCCGAATCCGTGCTGCCCAATATGCTGCACAAGATGGAGCGCCTTGGCTGTCATAAGAGCGTGGTGGACCTGGTCATCCCCACCGGCTATTCCTTTAACCTGGACGGCACGGCCATTTACCTGACCATGGCTTCGGTCTTTCTGGCCCAGGCCACCAACACGCCCATGACCCTCAGTGACGAACTGATCCTGCTGACCGTGCTGCTCATATCCTCCAAGGGCGCGGCAGCCGTAACGGGCGGCGCGTTTATCGTGCTGGCCGGCACCCTGGGTTCCGTGGGCAGCATCCCGCCCGAAAGCATTGCCATCATCTTCGGCATTGACCGCTTTATGTCCGAAGCCCGCGCCCTCACCAACCTGGTGGGGTATGGCGTGGGCACCATCGCCGTGGCCAAGATGACCGGTCAGCTCGACGGCGACAGGATGCGCGACGTGCTTGATAAAAAGGGAGAAGCCCTGGCAGCGGAAGCCGCCTGA
- a CDS encoding cation:dicarboxylate symporter family transporter, with protein MLKYLKILYVQVLIAIAIGILLGHFYPDIAVKMQPLGRGFINLIKMIIAPLIFCTVVTGIAGMSDVKSVGKTGGIALAYFMVLTTVALIIGLVVVNLAQPGVGMNVDVSTFGEAERHLADQYAGKAHSNNLVNFFMNIIPKTFASAFTSGEILQVLLVAVLFAFALHFSGAKGQIVFDFIKSFSEVMFRIIKIIMYVAPLGAFGAMAFTIGKGRHRFGGFAG; from the coding sequence ATGCTGAAATATCTTAAAATTCTTTATGTTCAAGTGCTGATCGCTATTGCCATCGGCATTTTACTCGGACATTTTTACCCCGATATCGCCGTTAAGATGCAGCCTTTGGGCAGGGGTTTTATCAATCTCATCAAAATGATCATCGCCCCCCTGATCTTCTGTACCGTTGTTACGGGCATTGCCGGCATGTCGGACGTGAAGTCTGTGGGCAAAACCGGCGGCATCGCGCTGGCCTACTTCATGGTGCTCACCACTGTGGCCCTGATCATCGGCCTGGTGGTCGTCAATCTGGCGCAGCCCGGCGTAGGCATGAATGTGGACGTGAGCACCTTCGGCGAAGCCGAAAGACATCTGGCCGATCAGTACGCCGGCAAGGCTCACAGCAACAACCTGGTCAACTTTTTCATGAACATCATTCCCAAGACCTTTGCCTCAGCCTTTACCAGCGGCGAAATTCTGCAGGTGCTGCTGGTGGCCGTTCTTTTTGCCTTTGCGCTGCACTTCAGCGGAGCCAAGGGGCAAATCGTCTTTGATTTCATCAAAAGTTTTTCGGAAGTCATGTTCCGCATCATCAAGATCATCATGTATGTGGCTCCCCTGGGCGCTTTCGGGGCCATGGCCTTCACCATCGGCAAAGGAAGGCATCGGTTCGGTGGTTTCGCTGGGTGA
- a CDS encoding carbon starvation CstA family protein, with translation MEALEHINALTLVFVALCVFAIAYRFYGIFLANKVLRLDGSRPTPAVRFADGHDYVKTNEFVLYGHHFAAIAAAGPLVGPVLAAQFGYLPGALWILIGCVLGGAVHDMVILFASVRHKGQSLAAIATREVGPVTGTVAGIAVLCILVLTLAGLSLACISAMHNAPWSLFIVVITMPIAMLMGLIMRYKQNSVILASVVGVVLLVIGILSGHDLMKQDVLGWAFDWNRNTVAIAIAVYGFIASVLPVWFLLVPRDYLSTYLKIGTILMLTLGIIFVRPTLLMPTITPFINGGGPVIGGPVLPFIFITIACGAVSGFHAIIGTGTTPKMIANERDILFVGYGAMLTEGFVAIMALIAACTLMPGDYFAINATPAKFDALVAAHPALNTVDLGFFEEKIGLNLHARPGGAVSLAVGMAHIFHKIPYMDSLMAYWYNFAVMFEAVFILTAIDAGTRVGRFFLQEMLGKVYAPFGDKNWAPGVVITSLIFTSMWGYLVYTGNISSIWPLFGMSNQLLAACALIVSTTMLLRMNRGKLCLLTAIPGVFMAAVTFWAGYLQVAGDYIPNGKYLLATLACLVMVLMIFVFVGTFRRWNELMGIKTTVKDAYGESVRVLAEE, from the coding sequence ATGGAAGCTCTGGAGCATATCAATGCCCTGACTCTGGTCTTTGTGGCATTGTGCGTTTTTGCCATCGCCTACCGTTTTTACGGCATTTTTCTTGCCAACAAAGTGTTGCGGCTGGACGGCAGCCGCCCCACCCCGGCCGTGCGCTTTGCCGACGGCCACGACTATGTCAAAACCAATGAATTTGTGTTGTACGGGCACCATTTTGCCGCCATCGCCGCCGCTGGCCCGCTGGTGGGCCCGGTGCTGGCCGCGCAGTTCGGCTATCTGCCGGGCGCGCTCTGGATTCTGATCGGCTGCGTGCTGGGCGGCGCCGTGCACGATATGGTCATTCTGTTTGCTTCCGTGCGCCACAAAGGGCAGAGCCTTGCGGCCATTGCCACGCGCGAAGTGGGGCCGGTAACCGGCACCGTAGCCGGCATCGCCGTGCTCTGCATCCTGGTTCTGACCCTGGCGGGCCTTTCGCTGGCCTGCATCAGCGCCATGCACAACGCGCCCTGGTCTTTGTTCATCGTGGTCATCACCATGCCCATAGCCATGCTCATGGGCCTGATCATGCGCTACAAGCAGAACAGCGTCATCCTGGCCAGCGTGGTGGGCGTGGTTTTGCTGGTTATCGGCATCCTCAGCGGGCACGACCTTATGAAACAGGACGTGCTGGGCTGGGCCTTTGACTGGAACCGCAACACCGTGGCCATTGCCATTGCCGTGTACGGCTTCATCGCCTCGGTGCTGCCGGTGTGGTTTCTGCTGGTGCCGCGCGACTATCTTTCCACCTATCTGAAAATCGGCACCATCCTCATGCTGACCCTGGGCATCATCTTTGTGCGGCCCACGCTGCTCATGCCCACCATTACCCCCTTCATCAACGGCGGCGGCCCCGTCATCGGCGGGCCTGTGCTGCCCTTCATCTTCATCACCATTGCCTGCGGGGCCGTTTCCGGCTTCCACGCCATCATCGGTACGGGCACCACACCCAAGATGATCGCCAATGAGCGCGACATTCTGTTTGTGGGCTACGGCGCCATGCTGACGGAAGGCTTTGTGGCCATTATGGCCCTTATCGCCGCCTGCACGCTCATGCCCGGCGACTACTTTGCCATCAACGCTACCCCGGCCAAGTTCGACGCCCTGGTAGCCGCGCACCCGGCCCTCAATACCGTGGACCTGGGATTTTTTGAAGAAAAAATTGGCCTGAACCTGCACGCCCGTCCCGGCGGGGCCGTTTCTCTGGCCGTGGGCATGGCCCATATCTTCCACAAAATCCCGTACATGGACAGCCTGATGGCCTACTGGTACAACTTCGCCGTCATGTTTGAGGCGGTGTTCATCCTTACCGCCATTGACGCCGGCACGCGCGTGGGCCGCTTTTTCCTGCAGGAAATGCTGGGCAAGGTCTACGCGCCCTTTGGCGATAAGAACTGGGCCCCCGGCGTGGTCATTACCAGCCTGATCTTCACCTCCATGTGGGGCTACCTGGTCTACACCGGCAACATCAGCAGCATCTGGCCGCTCTTTGGCATGAGCAACCAGCTGCTGGCCGCCTGCGCCCTGATCGTCAGCACCACCATGCTGCTGCGTATGAACCGCGGCAAGCTCTGCCTGCTCACGGCCATACCCGGCGTGTTCATGGCGGCGGTCACGTTCTGGGCCGGCTATCTGCAGGTGGCGGGCGACTACATCCCCAACGGCAAGTATCTGCTGGCCACCCTGGCCTGCCTGGTCATGGTGCTGATGATCTTCGTCTTTGTAGGCACCTTCCGCCGCTGGAATGAACTCATGGGCATCAAGACTACCGTCAAGGACGCCTATGGAGAATCCGTGCGCGTCCTGGCCGAAGAGTAA
- the thiS gene encoding sulfur carrier protein ThiS, which translates to MDILVNGVAEPHPQGCSVADLLAARGHDPAAVVVERNGQILPRERFAQTRLADDDRLEIVQFVGGG; encoded by the coding sequence ATGGACATCCTGGTCAACGGCGTGGCTGAGCCCCACCCGCAAGGGTGCAGTGTGGCCGACCTGCTTGCCGCGCGCGGGCACGACCCCGCGGCGGTGGTGGTGGAGCGCAACGGGCAGATCCTGCCCCGCGAGCGTTTTGCCCAGACCCGGCTTGCGGACGACGACCGTCTGGAAATTGTGCAGTTTGTGGGCGGCGGCTAA
- a CDS encoding thiazole synthase encodes MEDSFVINGVTLSSRLFIGTGKYGADSLIPQVAAASGAAVITVAMRRVDRQNPADAADPARQGVMAHIPKNLRLLPNTSGARTAEEAVRLARLARAAGCGDWIKIEVIADTRHLLPDGYETAKATEILAKEGFTVLPYINPDIYVARACVDAGAAAVMPLGAPIGTNRGLRTKEMIGILIDELDLPIVVDAGIGRPSQACEAMEMGAAACLVNTAIASAEDPVRMAAAFGAAVKAGREAWLAGPGAVRVQAEGAQASSPLTGFLR; translated from the coding sequence ATGGAAGATTCTTTTGTCATCAACGGCGTGACCCTCAGCAGCCGTCTTTTTATCGGCACCGGCAAGTACGGGGCGGACAGCCTTATTCCGCAGGTGGCCGCCGCCAGCGGCGCTGCCGTCATTACCGTGGCCATGCGCCGGGTGGATCGCCAGAATCCCGCCGATGCGGCCGACCCGGCCCGACAGGGCGTTATGGCCCACATCCCCAAAAATCTGCGCCTGCTGCCCAATACGTCGGGCGCGCGCACGGCCGAAGAAGCCGTGCGTCTGGCCCGCCTGGCCCGCGCAGCCGGCTGCGGCGACTGGATCAAAATAGAAGTCATCGCCGACACGCGCCACTTGCTGCCCGACGGCTACGAAACTGCCAAGGCCACGGAAATCCTCGCCAAAGAAGGCTTCACCGTGCTGCCCTATATTAATCCCGATATCTATGTGGCCCGCGCCTGCGTTGACGCCGGAGCCGCCGCCGTCATGCCTCTGGGCGCGCCCATAGGCACCAACCGGGGCCTGCGCACCAAGGAAATGATCGGCATCCTCATTGACGAGCTGGATCTGCCCATCGTCGTGGACGCGGGCATCGGCCGGCCCTCCCAGGCCTGCGAGGCCATGGAAATGGGCGCGGCCGCCTGCCTGGTCAACACGGCCATTGCCTCGGCCGAAGACCCTGTACGCATGGCCGCCGCCTTTGGCGCGGCGGTCAAAGCCGGGCGCGAGGCCTGGCTGGCCGGCCCCGGCGCGGTGCGCGTCCAGGCCGAAGGGGCGCAGGCGTCCTCGCCGCTGACCGGCTTTTTGCGGTAA
- the thiH gene encoding 2-iminoacetate synthase ThiH — translation METFEEYLQQWPTERRSAGAARATGDAVLAVLEKESLTPADFLTLLSPAAQPHLEALARRAHGLTQRYFGRAVNIFTPLYISDVCTNQCRYCGFNAKNKQPRRHLSVDEACAEAFAIADRGFQHILLLTGDARKLSSPEYIAAVARRIKPRFASVGIEVYSLTTEEYALMAAAGVESMTMFQETYNQELYAWLHPVGPKHDYAFRLNAPQRAAEGGIRCLGLGALLGLESFEQDAFATGLHAWWLQRRYPGVDMSVSIPRICPHEGSFEVQHGVDDRHLVQYVTALRCFLPRAGITCSSRESAFMRDHLVPLGVTRVSAGVSTAVGGRATADLHNPGQFEITDHRSLDEMMDSLVRLGYQPVLKDWEHPVAV, via the coding sequence ATGGAAACCTTTGAAGAATATCTGCAGCAATGGCCGACTGAGCGCCGCAGCGCCGGTGCGGCCCGCGCCACGGGCGATGCCGTCCTGGCCGTGCTGGAAAAGGAATCGCTCACCCCGGCCGATTTTTTAACCCTGCTCTCGCCAGCGGCCCAGCCGCATCTGGAAGCCCTGGCCCGCAGGGCGCACGGCCTCACCCAGCGGTATTTCGGCCGGGCGGTCAACATCTTCACGCCCCTTTACATCTCGGACGTCTGCACCAACCAGTGCCGCTACTGCGGCTTCAACGCCAAAAACAAACAGCCTCGCCGTCACCTCAGCGTAGACGAGGCCTGCGCCGAGGCCTTTGCCATTGCGGACAGGGGCTTCCAGCATATTCTGCTGCTCACGGGCGACGCCCGCAAGCTCTCTTCCCCGGAATACATCGCCGCCGTGGCCAGGCGCATCAAGCCGCGCTTCGCTTCTGTGGGCATTGAGGTCTACTCCCTCACCACCGAGGAATACGCCCTGATGGCGGCCGCCGGCGTGGAAAGCATGACCATGTTTCAGGAAACGTATAACCAGGAACTCTACGCCTGGCTGCACCCGGTGGGGCCCAAGCACGATTATGCCTTCCGGCTCAATGCGCCCCAGCGCGCCGCCGAAGGCGGCATCCGCTGTCTGGGCCTGGGCGCGCTGCTGGGGCTGGAATCCTTTGAGCAGGATGCTTTTGCCACGGGCCTGCACGCCTGGTGGCTGCAACGCCGCTATCCTGGCGTGGATATGAGCGTATCCATCCCGCGCATCTGCCCCCATGAGGGCAGCTTTGAGGTGCAGCACGGCGTGGACGACCGTCATCTGGTGCAGTACGTTACAGCCCTGCGCTGCTTTTTGCCCCGTGCCGGCATCACCTGCTCCAGCCGCGAGAGCGCCTTCATGCGCGACCACCTGGTGCCCCTGGGCGTTACTCGCGTGTCTGCCGGGGTTTCCACCGCCGTGGGCGGCCGCGCCACCGCAGACCTGCACAATCCCGGCCAGTTTGAGATCACCGACCACCGCAGTCTGGATGAAATGATGGATTCCCTCGTCCGCCTGGGTTATCAGCCCGTGCTCAAGGACTGGGAACACCCCGTGGCCGTGTAG